A single Chloracidobacterium sp. DNA region contains:
- the rplD gene encoding 50S ribosomal protein L4: MPTVKVRNLKNKEVGEVELADAVFGVELNEALIHSAVMNYQANGRQGTSATKTRGNVSGSGRKLWKQKGTGRARIASLRSPLWKGGGNVHGPQPRDWSYQMPKKMRRGALRSALSERLREGNLIIIDEFGIANAKTSEFLGVLDTLGLVENKKRAKTLIIDSLDNENLILSSRNIQKTKVTNSFGLNIYDIIYHEKLLISKAALAELSALLDPKRETGKVAAAVVEVEVEEKPKAKKEAKPKAVKAPKAEAAPVVEEAPAVETAEEATENE, encoded by the coding sequence ATGCCTACCGTAAAGGTTCGCAATTTGAAGAATAAAGAGGTCGGGGAAGTAGAGCTTGCTGATGCCGTGTTCGGCGTCGAATTGAATGAAGCTTTGATCCACTCGGCTGTTATGAATTATCAGGCCAACGGCCGACAGGGAACTTCCGCGACGAAAACGCGTGGAAACGTCTCGGGTTCGGGCCGCAAGCTCTGGAAGCAGAAGGGAACCGGCCGGGCGCGTATCGCATCGCTTCGTTCACCTTTATGGAAGGGCGGTGGTAACGTACACGGACCGCAGCCCCGCGACTGGTCCTACCAGATGCCGAAGAAAATGCGCCGCGGTGCTTTGCGTTCGGCACTCTCAGAAAGACTTCGCGAAGGCAACCTGATCATTATTGATGAGTTTGGCATAGCAAATGCGAAAACCTCCGAGTTTCTGGGCGTGTTGGATACTTTGGGCCTTGTCGAGAACAAGAAACGTGCCAAGACGCTGATCATTGATTCGCTTGATAACGAGAATCTTATTCTCTCGTCGCGGAACATTCAAAAGACGAAGGTCACGAATAGTTTTGGCTTGAACATCTACGACATCATCTATCACGAAAAGCTTCTGATCTCGAAAGCGGCGCTTGCGGAATTAAGTGCACTGCTTGATCCGAAGCGTGAGACCGGCAAGGTCGCAGCAGCAGTGGTGGAAGTAGAGGTCGAGGAAAAGCCGAAGGCGAAGAAAGAAGCAAAGCCGAAAGCCGTAAAGGCACCGAAGGCCGAGGCCGCACCGGTAGTTGAAGAAGCTCCGGCGGTAGAGACAGCAGAGGAGGCGACTGAAAATGAGTAG
- the rplW gene encoding 50S ribosomal protein L23 codes for MSSLGVWDILKSPVITEKSVILKEDSTEENDTRKQGQVLTFRVDKKANKIAIKAAVEEIFNVKVAAVRTIQYDGKVKKRGRIEGRRPGFKKAYVTLRKGEPMVDYAEAI; via the coding sequence ATGAGTAGTTTAGGAGTTTGGGATATATTGAAGTCGCCGGTCATCACCGAAAAGAGCGTAATTCTTAAGGAAGATTCGACCGAAGAGAACGACACTCGTAAGCAGGGACAGGTCTTGACGTTTCGTGTTGACAAGAAGGCTAACAAGATCGCCATCAAGGCAGCGGTCGAAGAGATCTTCAATGTGAAAGTGGCTGCGGTCCGAACAATTCAGTACGACGGCAAGGTCAAGAAGCGCGGCCGCATCGAAGGTCGACGTCCGGGATTCAAAAAGGCATACGTAACCCTCAGAAAGGGCGAGCCGATGGTTGATTACGCTGAGGCGATCTAA
- the rplB gene encoding 50S ribosomal protein L2, translated as MGIKRLKPTSPARRYQTYLTRDELTPNAVPEKSLLEAKKRISGRNNDGRITIRRRGGGHKRFYRIIDFKRDKSGIPGKVAQLEYDPNRSAHIALINYLDGEKRYILAPVGLTVGTMILSGEDADILPGNALPIKNIPLGTEVHNIELRPGKGGQMVRSAGGFAQIVAKDGAFAQLRMPSGEVRKVPVVCMATVGQVGNTEHENVSLGKAGRSRWMGRRPKVRGVAMNPVDHPHGGGEGKTSGGRNPVTPWGQPTRGYKTRRNKRTTNMIVKDRRRK; from the coding sequence ATGGGAATCAAGAGATTAAAACCGACATCACCGGCGAGACGTTATCAAACGTATTTGACCCGCGATGAATTGACCCCGAACGCAGTACCCGAAAAATCACTGCTCGAGGCCAAAAAGAGAATTTCAGGACGCAACAACGACGGACGTATAACGATCCGGCGCCGAGGCGGAGGCCACAAGCGTTTTTACCGTATCATAGACTTCAAGCGTGACAAATCTGGCATTCCCGGAAAGGTCGCTCAGCTTGAATACGATCCGAACCGCTCGGCACATATTGCACTGATCAATTACCTTGACGGCGAAAAGCGATACATTCTCGCACCGGTCGGGTTGACCGTAGGAACGATGATCCTGAGCGGTGAGGATGCTGACATCCTGCCGGGAAATGCACTGCCGATCAAGAATATCCCGCTTGGCACCGAAGTCCATAATATTGAACTTCGTCCGGGCAAGGGTGGGCAGATGGTCCGTTCGGCAGGTGGCTTTGCTCAGATCGTCGCTAAAGACGGTGCTTTTGCTCAGCTACGTATGCCATCGGGCGAAGTCCGAAAGGTGCCCGTTGTTTGTATGGCAACCGTTGGCCAGGTCGGTAACACGGAACACGAAAATGTTTCGCTCGGTAAAGCCGGACGATCACGCTGGATGGGTAGACGTCCGAAGGTTCGTGGTGTAGCTATGAACCCGGTCGATCACCCGCACGGTGGTGGTGAAGGTAAGACGTCAGGCGGACGTAACCCGGTCACCCCCTGGGGACAACCGACCCGCGGATATAAGACGCGTCGCAATAAACGCACGACCAATATGATCGTGAAGGACAGAAGAAGGAAATAA
- the rpsS gene encoding 30S ribosomal protein S19, protein MPRSLKKGPFIDLSVQKTLRRILEGGPKPPAIKTWSRRSTISPDMVGLTFGVHNGKRHIPVFVTENMVGHKLGEFSPTRMFKGHPGTKAEKMAKRK, encoded by the coding sequence ATGCCACGTTCATTAAAAAAAGGACCGTTCATCGATCTTAGCGTTCAGAAGACGCTCCGCCGAATTTTAGAAGGCGGACCGAAGCCGCCGGCGATCAAGACCTGGTCGCGGCGTTCGACGATCTCGCCGGATATGGTCGGATTGACCTTTGGCGTCCATAACGGCAAACGCCACATCCCGGTTTTCGTGACCGAGAATATGGTCGGACACAAGTTAGGTGAGTTTTCGCCGACGCGGATGTTCAAGGGACACCCGGGCACGAAGGCTGAGAAAATGGCGAAGAGGAAATAG
- the rplV gene encoding 50S ribosomal protein L22, protein MEAIAKLKHLKGSPRKARLVIDLIRGQNVSQALSILKFTDKRAALPISKCLNSAIANATYLAEQQNIAIDPDDLWVNLCFVDMGPTKNRRRMRPAPQGRAYREQRHYCHITIQVTSEDKPKTEKQLLAEASKKVKPLGKKLAAKAAGAEPKKAKAEKPVADAIVEEVVETTPVVETVEEAVVETAAETVETVETTEAEAPVETVEAENADAPAAESEDAEKKD, encoded by the coding sequence ATGGAAGCGATAGCAAAATTAAAACACCTGAAGGGCTCGCCGCGTAAGGCAAGGCTCGTGATCGACCTGATCCGCGGCCAGAATGTATCTCAGGCGTTGTCCATCTTGAAATTTACGGACAAGAGAGCGGCTTTGCCGATCTCAAAGTGCCTGAATTCCGCGATTGCCAATGCGACGTACCTCGCCGAGCAGCAGAACATAGCGATTGATCCGGATGATCTCTGGGTAAACCTTTGCTTTGTGGATATGGGCCCGACGAAGAATCGCCGCCGTATGCGACCGGCACCCCAGGGACGTGCATACCGCGAGCAGCGTCACTATTGCCACATCACGATCCAGGTGACCAGCGAAGATAAACCGAAGACGGAGAAGCAGTTGCTGGCAGAAGCCTCGAAGAAGGTAAAGCCTTTGGGCAAGAAGTTGGCAGCTAAGGCCGCCGGTGCCGAGCCGAAGAAAGCAAAAGCTGAAAAGCCTGTAGCTGACGCGATCGTCGAAGAAGTGGTCGAAACCACTCCGGTGGTCGAGACGGTCGAAGAAGCGGTCGTCGAAACGGCGGCTGAAACGGTTGAAACAGTGGAGACGACCGAAGCAGAAGCTCCGGTTGAAACGGTTGAGGCAGAAAATGCTGACGCCCCGGCTGCAGAAAGCGAGGACGCTGAAAAGAAAGATTAA
- the rpsC gene encoding 30S ribosomal protein S3, whose product MGQKVHPYGFRVGYNKDWHSHWFAKGEFAEFLAEDLKLKRDLKKRFSGGGVSHIDIERAAARLKIIIYTSRPGIIIGRKGAEIESLREELSRKTGREVLVSIQEIRHPELNAQLQAEKITQQLEKRIAFRRAMKKTMEESQRFGAQGIKVMIAGRLNGAEIARTEWSLQGRLPLHTLRADIDYGFAEALTTFGIIGVKVWIYRGEILDPNASMARGTTTDPMNEVKVERGAGRGDRRPRRDDRNR is encoded by the coding sequence ATGGGACAGAAAGTTCATCCATACGGCTTCAGAGTCGGATACAACAAAGATTGGCACTCGCACTGGTTTGCGAAAGGTGAATTTGCCGAATTTCTGGCAGAGGATCTTAAGCTCAAGCGTGACCTCAAGAAACGCTTTAGCGGCGGCGGAGTTTCGCACATCGATATCGAGCGTGCGGCGGCTCGTCTGAAGATCATCATCTACACTTCGCGCCCGGGCATCATCATCGGCCGTAAAGGTGCCGAGATCGAGAGTCTTCGCGAAGAACTGTCGAGAAAGACCGGCCGCGAGGTTCTGGTCTCGATCCAGGAGATACGCCATCCGGAACTTAATGCACAGTTGCAAGCTGAAAAGATCACACAGCAACTCGAAAAGCGTATTGCGTTTCGCCGTGCGATGAAGAAGACGATGGAAGAGTCGCAGCGTTTTGGAGCCCAGGGCATCAAGGTGATGATCGCTGGCCGCTTGAACGGAGCTGAGATCGCCCGAACGGAATGGTCGCTACAAGGCCGATTGCCGTTGCATACCCTGCGTGCGGACATCGACTATGGTTTTGCCGAGGCACTTACTACGTTTGGCATCATCGGCGTAAAGGTTTGGATCTATCGCGGAGAGATACTTGACCCGAATGCATCGATGGCCCGCGGTACGACCACGGACCCGATGAACGAGGTCAAGGTCGAGCGTGGTGCCGGTCGCGGCGACCGACGCCCGCGTCGCGACGATCGCAACCGATAA
- the rplP gene encoding 50S ribosomal protein L16, translated as MLMPKKVKHRKVMKGRMRGKATRGEQISFGDFGLKALEAGWITDRQIEAARIAMTRHVKRGGKIWIRMFPDKPITKKPAETRMGSGKGAPDHWVAVIKPGRVMYEIQGVDEALAREAFRLAAQKLPIKTKFVTRADVEGGIV; from the coding sequence ATGTTAATGCCGAAAAAGGTCAAGCACCGAAAAGTAATGAAAGGCCGTATGCGTGGTAAAGCTACCCGCGGCGAGCAGATCAGTTTTGGTGACTTTGGACTTAAAGCACTTGAAGCGGGTTGGATTACGGACCGCCAGATCGAAGCAGCACGTATTGCGATGACACGTCACGTAAAGCGTGGAGGTAAGATCTGGATCCGAATGTTCCCCGACAAACCGATCACCAAGAAGCCGGCTGAAACCCGTATGGGCAGTGGTAAGGGTGCTCCGGACCACTGGGTTGCCGTGATCAAACCGGGTCGTGTGATGTATGAGATCCAAGGCGTCGATGAGGCTCTGGCACGAGAGGCGTTTCGCCTGGCGGCCCAGAAGTTGCCGATCAAAACCAAGTTTGTGACTCGTGCCGATGTGGAAGGAGGCATAGTTTAG
- the rpmC gene encoding 50S ribosomal protein L29, which translates to MKRKEQMEQLSAMTVDELKDQADALKESLFRLKFRKTLGVGETINDIRREKKTLARVFTLLKKEDAEAK; encoded by the coding sequence ATGAAGCGAAAGGAACAGATGGAACAGCTGTCGGCAATGACAGTCGACGAATTGAAGGACCAGGCAGATGCGTTAAAGGAATCGCTTTTCCGGTTGAAGTTTCGAAAGACTCTCGGAGTCGGCGAGACGATCAATGACATCCGCCGTGAAAAGAAGACGTTGGCTCGTGTATTCACGTTGCTGAAAAAAGAGGACGCTGAAGCTAAATAA
- the rpsQ gene encoding 30S ribosomal protein S17, translated as MAKKKNEEIEETTVETTETATAEDVVVETAAAEEAAPVAEESASTDDAAVEAAPAVEETVAAAEEATPAVEAKPKKVAAPKAAKKEVVAAPSDSAEKKKVGKRAEKVGIVSSDKMMKTVTVRVDRVVKHPVYRKYVKKRKKFMAHDETGAKIGDRVRIIETRPLSAKKRWRVIEIIQKAQS; from the coding sequence ATGGCAAAGAAGAAGAACGAAGAAATCGAAGAAACTACGGTAGAGACGACCGAAACGGCGACAGCCGAAGACGTTGTCGTCGAAACCGCAGCCGCTGAAGAAGCTGCCCCTGTGGCTGAGGAATCAGCATCGACCGATGACGCAGCAGTTGAAGCCGCACCGGCGGTGGAAGAAACCGTAGCTGCGGCCGAAGAGGCAACACCTGCTGTGGAGGCGAAACCAAAGAAGGTTGCGGCACCCAAAGCAGCTAAGAAAGAGGTTGTGGCCGCACCGTCGGACTCCGCCGAAAAGAAAAAGGTCGGCAAACGGGCTGAGAAGGTCGGGATCGTTTCTTCGGACAAGATGATGAAGACGGTGACGGTGCGTGTCGACCGAGTGGTCAAGCATCCGGTCTATCGCAAGTACGTTAAAAAGCGTAAAAAGTTTATGGCTCACGACGAAACCGGTGCCAAGATCGGAGACCGGGTAAGGATAATCGAGACCCGTCCGCTCTCAGCTAAAAAGCGTTGGCGTGTGATCGAGATCATTCAGAAGGCACAGTCGTAG
- the rplN gene encoding 50S ribosomal protein L14, with the protein MIQMQTSLTVADNSGAKRVEMIMPVGGSTSKIARLGDTIKVTVKEASPDGTAKKGKVYNAVIVRTRKEVRRKDGTYIRFDENAAVLIKDDGSPIGTRVFGPVARELREKNFMKIVSLAPEVI; encoded by the coding sequence ATGATTCAGATGCAGACCTCGTTAACGGTCGCAGACAATTCGGGAGCAAAGCGTGTTGAGATGATCATGCCGGTCGGCGGATCAACCAGCAAGATCGCACGCCTCGGCGACACCATTAAGGTAACCGTCAAGGAAGCTTCACCGGATGGCACCGCTAAGAAAGGTAAAGTTTACAACGCGGTCATCGTCCGCACGCGGAAAGAAGTTCGCCGTAAAGACGGCACATACATCCGGTTCGATGAGAACGCGGCAGTTCTGATCAAGGATGACGGTTCGCCGATCGGCACCCGCGTCTTTGGGCCAGTCGCCCGCGAACTTCGTGAAAAGAACTTTATGAAGATCGTCAGCCTCGCACCGGAGGTTATATAA
- the rplX gene encoding 50S ribosomal protein L24, translating into MKTVKTGTVRSKIKRGDQVVFIAGKEYNRYDSAGNRQPYRGKVMAVDVRNAKVKVEGAMIVKRHRKPVPQLNREGGIIEQEAWVSISNVALIDPETGKPTRVKIEERDGKKVRVAKSGKIVADSGSYKRESIKKLEGDEAE; encoded by the coding sequence ATGAAAACGGTTAAGACAGGTACAGTACGGAGCAAGATCAAGCGCGGCGATCAGGTCGTCTTTATTGCGGGCAAAGAGTACAACCGGTACGACAGCGCCGGAAATCGGCAGCCGTATCGCGGCAAGGTGATGGCGGTCGACGTCCGTAACGCAAAGGTAAAGGTCGAGGGTGCGATGATCGTAAAACGTCACCGCAAACCAGTACCGCAACTCAACCGCGAAGGCGGGATCATTGAGCAGGAAGCTTGGGTCAGCATCTCAAACGTTGCTTTGATCGACCCGGAAACCGGCAAGCCGACGCGAGTCAAGATCGAAGAGCGTGACGGCAAGAAGGTCCGAGTCGCCAAAAGTGGCAAGATCGTGGCGGACTCGGGTTCATATAAACGCGAATCGATCAAAAAGCTCGAAGGTGACGAAGCCGAATAG
- the rplE gene encoding 50S ribosomal protein L5, whose protein sequence is MTRLKEKYKSEIAPALAKEFEILNPMAIPKVEKIVVNMGLGEASANAKILDVATEELKVVTGQKPVVTKAKKSIAAFKLRQGMAIGTMVTLRGDRMYEFLDRLISVALPRVRDFRGISGKAFDGRGNYTLGIREQLIFPEIDFNKVDKTRGMNISIVTTARTDEEARSLLKALGMPFRQ, encoded by the coding sequence ATGACCAGACTTAAAGAAAAATATAAAAGCGAGATCGCACCGGCATTAGCCAAAGAATTTGAGATCTTGAATCCGATGGCGATACCCAAGGTCGAAAAGATCGTGGTAAATATGGGACTCGGCGAGGCAAGTGCCAACGCAAAGATCCTGGATGTCGCTACCGAGGAACTGAAAGTTGTGACGGGACAGAAACCGGTCGTGACCAAAGCAAAGAAGTCCATCGCGGCATTTAAGCTCCGCCAGGGAATGGCAATTGGGACAATGGTTACGCTTCGCGGCGACCGTATGTACGAGTTCCTTGATCGCCTCATTTCAGTGGCTCTGCCCCGTGTGCGTGACTTTCGCGGTATCTCGGGCAAGGCGTTCGACGGACGTGGAAACTATACGCTCGGCATTCGCGAACAGTTGATCTTTCCGGAGATCGATTTTAATAAGGTCGATAAAACCCGCGGGATGAATATCTCGATCGTAACGACCGCTCGTACTGACGAAGAGGCCCGCTCGCTGCTCAAAGCACTCGGGATGCCCTTTAGACAATAG
- the rpsN gene encoding 30S ribosomal protein S14, which translates to MAKISKVVKNDRRKVMVKLWADRRAEAKKIINNPKSTVEEVDAAVVKLQKMPRDASPIRVRNRCSQSGRSRGYLRKFGVSRIALRELALEGQIPGVTKSSW; encoded by the coding sequence ATGGCAAAGATAAGCAAAGTAGTCAAAAACGACCGACGCAAGGTTATGGTGAAGCTCTGGGCTGACCGCCGTGCCGAGGCCAAGAAGATCATCAACAACCCGAAATCGACCGTCGAAGAGGTCGATGCCGCGGTGGTCAAGCTGCAGAAAATGCCGCGTGACGCCAGCCCGATCCGTGTTCGTAACCGATGCTCGCAGTCGGGACGCTCACGCGGGTATTTGAGGAAATTTGGAGTTTCGCGTATTGCCCTTCGCGAATTGGCCCTCGAAGGCCAGATCCCGGGCGTGACGAAATCAAGTTGGTAA
- the rpsH gene encoding 30S ribosomal protein S8 — protein MVMTDPIADMLTRIRNAIAANHTRVDIPGSKLKLEVARILKEEGYINSFTTKGEGIKYMIRVFLRYDAKGVSSITHLSRVSRPGRRVYVGSADIPRVLGGYGINIVSTSQGLMSGKQARRDKVGGEILAEVY, from the coding sequence ATAGTAATGACAGATCCAATAGCCGATATGCTCACGCGAATTCGTAACGCGATCGCTGCGAATCACACACGTGTTGATATTCCTGGCTCAAAGCTAAAGCTTGAAGTCGCACGCATCCTTAAGGAAGAGGGCTACATTAATAGCTTTACCACTAAGGGCGAAGGCATTAAATATATGATCCGAGTATTCCTTCGCTACGATGCAAAGGGTGTCTCTTCGATCACGCATCTTTCGCGAGTATCGCGTCCGGGCCGCCGCGTTTATGTCGGTTCGGCTGACATCCCGCGTGTCCTTGGCGGTTACGGTATCAATATCGTTTCAACGTCACAAGGATTGATGAGCGGAAAGCAGGCTCGTCGCGACAAGGTCGGCGGTGAGATTTTGGCAGAAGTTTATTAA
- the rplF gene encoding 50S ribosomal protein L6, producing the protein MSRVGKKPITIPTGVTVTINDTSLEVKGPKGTLSTPVPSGVSFKLEEGTLTAERAGKDQAAFHGLARALANNAIVGVTEGFTRDMDIVGVGYKADVQGKKINFSLGYSHPIEYALPDGVDAKTERVNTKTSINQYQTTITLTGIDKQLIGQVAAELNRLRKPDAYKGKGVRYADRQYKLKPGKTGK; encoded by the coding sequence ATGTCTCGAGTAGGAAAAAAACCGATCACAATCCCGACGGGCGTGACCGTAACGATCAACGATACTTCGCTTGAGGTCAAAGGACCGAAGGGCACTCTGTCAACACCGGTACCGTCCGGCGTCAGCTTTAAGCTCGAAGAGGGAACGCTGACCGCTGAGCGTGCCGGCAAGGATCAAGCCGCATTTCACGGTTTGGCTCGGGCTCTTGCGAATAACGCCATCGTCGGCGTGACCGAGGGATTCACACGGGATATGGATATCGTCGGCGTCGGTTACAAGGCCGATGTCCAGGGCAAGAAGATCAATTTCTCGCTTGGATATTCGCACCCGATCGAATACGCCTTGCCCGACGGAGTCGACGCGAAGACCGAAAGGGTCAACACAAAAACGTCCATCAATCAGTATCAGACGACCATCACGCTTACCGGCATTGATAAGCAGTTGATCGGACAGGTGGCGGCCGAATTGAATCGTTTGAGAAAGCCGGATGCCTACAAGGGCAAGGGCGTGCGATACGCCGATCGGCAGTACAAATTAAAGCCGGGCAAGACCGGTAAATAG
- the rplR gene encoding 50S ribosomal protein L18, translated as MAQKSRAEVRQGVHSRIRKKVQGTAERPRLAVFRSLNHIYAQVIDDRSGKTLATASTTEKALAGSTGGNVEAAKIVGKAIAERAQKAGISSVVFDRGGYVYHGRVKALIDATREAGLNKHEEAVKESEEKSNDDK; from the coding sequence ATGGCACAGAAAAGTAGAGCAGAGGTCCGACAAGGGGTTCATAGCCGCATTCGGAAGAAAGTACAGGGTACGGCCGAACGTCCGCGACTCGCAGTATTTCGCAGCCTGAACCATATCTACGCCCAGGTGATAGATGACCGCTCGGGCAAGACGCTCGCAACGGCATCGACGACCGAAAAGGCATTGGCGGGTTCCACCGGCGGAAACGTCGAGGCAGCTAAAATTGTCGGTAAGGCAATCGCTGAACGGGCACAAAAAGCCGGCATCTCGAGCGTTGTTTTTGACCGTGGCGGATACGTTTATCACGGACGGGTTAAAGCCCTGATCGACGCAACCCGCGAAGCGGGACTGAACAAGCACGAAGAAGCCGTTAAGGAATCAGAAGAAAAGAGCAATGACGATAAATAA
- the rpsE gene encoding 30S ribosomal protein S5, translated as MTINKQRISPGGLILKDQLISINRVTKVVKGGKNMSFAALVVVGDEAGHVGFGTGKAKEVPNAIKKAVEAAKNNLIRVPLIDGTLPHQMIGEYGAGRVLLKPAKEGTGVIAGGAVRAVLQSLGVHNVRTKILGSNNAHNVIRATFNGLLRMKDPIEVARLRGKQVEELV; from the coding sequence ATGACGATAAATAAACAGAGAATTTCTCCGGGCGGGCTTATCCTTAAGGACCAGTTGATCTCGATCAACCGCGTTACCAAGGTTGTTAAGGGCGGTAAGAATATGTCGTTTGCGGCCCTGGTCGTCGTTGGCGACGAGGCCGGTCACGTCGGTTTCGGCACCGGTAAGGCTAAGGAAGTGCCGAATGCGATCAAGAAAGCGGTAGAGGCTGCAAAAAACAACCTCATCCGCGTACCACTGATCGACGGCACCCTGCCACACCAGATGATCGGCGAATACGGAGCGGGACGCGTTCTGCTGAAGCCGGCAAAAGAAGGTACGGGCGTTATCGCCGGCGGTGCCGTGCGTGCCGTGCTGCAGAGCCTCGGCGTACATAACGTGCGAACCAAGATCCTTGGATCGAACAACGCACACAACGTGATCCGTGCTACATTTAACGGCTTGCTCAGGATGAAGGACCCGATCGAGGTCGCACGTCTTCGCGGTAAGCAGGTCGAGGAGTTAGTTTAA
- the rpmD gene encoding 50S ribosomal protein L30, whose protein sequence is MAKKAENTESGKIKIQYYRSMIGYAKKQKEIVKSLGITKLNQTVELIDSAGTRGIVAKVPHLLRIVD, encoded by the coding sequence ATGGCAAAGAAAGCAGAGAACACCGAAAGCGGAAAGATCAAGATCCAATATTACCGGAGCATGATCGGCTACGCCAAAAAGCAGAAAGAAATCGTCAAGAGCCTTGGTATCACCAAGCTCAATCAGACGGTCGAACTCATCGATTCGGCAGGGACACGCGGGATTGTCGCCAAGGTGCCGCATCTATTGCGAATCGTTGATTAA
- the rplO gene encoding 50S ribosomal protein L15, with protein sequence MALTLNNLHPAKGSTHKKKRVGRGPGSGLGKTAGRGHKGQKSRSGYSSRPGFEGGQMPLQRRLPKRGFTNIFKKEWLEISLAKIEENFNAGDEITPEILHHRGLIKKAKHDLVILGNGDVTKSFKISAHRFTKTAKDKIEKVGGTATVIVRAPKAVEAEA encoded by the coding sequence ATGGCATTAACATTAAATAATTTACACCCGGCTAAGGGCTCGACACATAAGAAGAAGCGCGTGGGACGCGGCCCCGGCTCCGGACTCGGCAAGACCGCCGGACGCGGCCACAAGGGCCAGAAGTCACGCTCGGGCTACAGCAGCCGCCCCGGATTTGAAGGCGGCCAGATGCCCCTGCAGCGTCGGTTGCCCAAGCGCGGATTTACCAACATCTTCAAGAAAGAATGGCTTGAGATCAGCTTGGCTAAGATCGAAGAGAACTTCAATGCAGGTGATGAGATTACCCCGGAGATACTTCACCACCGCGGCCTGATCAAAAAGGCAAAACACGACCTGGTCATCCTCGGCAACGGCGATGTTACTAAATCGTTCAAGATCTCGGCTCATCGTTTTACCAAAACAGCCAAAGATAAGATCGAAAAGGTCGGTGGAACCGCTACGGTGATCGTGAGAGCCCCCAAAGCAGTTGAGGCAGAAGCCTAG